The Nocardioides salarius genome includes a region encoding these proteins:
- the rocD gene encoding ornithine--oxo-acid transaminase, which produces MTASATESRSSSELFQRSEARTARNYKPLPVVVEHAEGAWMTDVEGNRFLDLLAGYSALNFGHSHPELLRVAHEQLDRLTLTSRAFVHDQFADFCAELGDLCGKELVLPMNTGAEAVETAIKVMRKWGYEVKGVTPGQAKIIVATGNFHGRTSTIVGFSDDPDARDGFGPFAPGFEMVAYGDIAAVEAAIDENTVGVLMEPIQGEGGVVLPPDGFLRDLRELCTRTDVLMAMDEIQAGLGRTGKTFASDHEEVVPDLYVLGKALGGGIVPVSAVVADRDVLGVLQPGQHGSTFGGNPLACAVGLAVVRMLATGEHQARAAELGTILRERLEALVGHGVLAVRVRGLWAGIDIDPTVGTGREVCEALMARGVLAKDTHGSTIRLAPPLVISAEDLAWGLDQLAEVVRGA; this is translated from the coding sequence ATGACGGCGTCCGCGACCGAGTCCCGCTCCAGCAGCGAGCTGTTCCAGCGCAGCGAGGCCCGCACGGCCCGCAACTACAAGCCGCTGCCGGTCGTGGTCGAGCACGCCGAGGGCGCCTGGATGACCGACGTCGAGGGCAACCGCTTCCTCGACCTGCTGGCCGGCTACTCCGCGCTCAACTTCGGCCACAGCCACCCCGAGCTGCTGCGCGTCGCGCACGAGCAGCTCGACCGGCTCACGCTGACCAGCCGCGCGTTCGTGCACGACCAGTTCGCCGACTTCTGCGCCGAGCTCGGCGACCTGTGCGGCAAGGAGCTGGTGCTGCCGATGAACACCGGCGCCGAGGCCGTCGAGACGGCCATCAAGGTGATGCGCAAGTGGGGCTACGAGGTCAAGGGCGTCACCCCCGGGCAGGCCAAGATCATCGTGGCCACCGGCAACTTCCACGGCCGCACCAGCACCATCGTCGGCTTCTCCGACGACCCCGACGCCCGTGACGGCTTCGGCCCCTTCGCCCCCGGCTTCGAGATGGTGGCCTACGGCGACATCGCCGCCGTCGAGGCCGCGATCGACGAGAACACCGTCGGCGTGCTGATGGAGCCGATCCAGGGCGAGGGCGGCGTCGTGCTGCCCCCCGACGGCTTCCTGCGCGACCTGCGCGAGCTGTGCACCCGCACCGACGTGCTGATGGCCATGGACGAGATCCAGGCCGGCCTGGGCCGCACCGGCAAGACCTTCGCCTCCGACCACGAGGAGGTCGTGCCCGACCTCTACGTGCTCGGCAAGGCACTCGGCGGCGGCATCGTGCCGGTCTCGGCCGTCGTCGCCGACCGCGACGTGCTCGGCGTCCTGCAGCCCGGCCAGCACGGCTCCACCTTCGGCGGCAACCCGCTGGCCTGCGCCGTGGGCCTGGCCGTGGTGCGGATGCTGGCCACCGGCGAGCACCAGGCCCGCGCGGCCGAGCTCGGCACCATCCTGCGCGAGCGCCTCGAGGCCCTGGTGGGCCACGGCGTGCTGGCGGTGCGGGTGCGCGGGCTGTGGGCCGGCATCGACATCGACCCGACCGTCGGCACCGGGCGCGAGGTGTGCGAGGCCCTGATGGCCCGCGGCGTGCTCGCCAAGGACACCCACGGCTCGACCATCCGCCTGGCCCCGCCGCTGGTCATCTCCGCCGAGGACCTCGCCTGGGGCCTCGACCAGCTCGCCGAGGTCGTGCGCGGGGCCTGA
- the hrpA gene encoding ATP-dependent RNA helicase HrpA gives MDAAGTTAPEPSSSPFEISYPPELPVTQRREDIAEAIRDHQVVVVAGETGSGKTTQLPKICLELGRGRSTEHTARDGKTRRRGGLIGHTQPRRIAARSVAERIADELGRPLGEQSVVGYQVRFTDRTSRSTRVKLMTDGILLAELQRDRMLWKYDTIIIDEAHERSLNIDFLLGYLKRLLPRRPDLKLVITSATIDVERFAAHFADRDGNPAPVVEVSGRTYPVEVRYRPLLDLGEDDDEGEPVQRDQTEAIVDAVRELSAEGPGDVLVFLPGEREIRDTADALAELTTSTRGGGTEVVPLYSRLSAAEQHRVFSSHTGRRIVLATNVAETSLTVPGIRYVVDTGVARISRYSARTKVQRLPIEPISQASANQRSGRCGRVAAGIAIRLYSEEDFEGRPEFTDPEILRTNLASVILQMTSLGLGDVAGFPFVEPPDRRNVASGVQLLEELGALQVGGEKEPRLTRVGQRLARMPLDPRLGRMVLEAERLGCLRDVLVITAALSLQDPRERPAEQRAQADQQHARFNAEESDFLTWLNLWRYVKEQQKELSSSAFRRMCKREHLNYLRVREWQDFESQLRQVCKEMGLDLGSSGSSGGAAYDADGIHQALLSGLLSQIGLLEEREKPSPGAKPKGRRPMREYQGARGARFAIFPGSALSRKNPAYVMAGELVETSRLWARQVAAIDPAWAERLGGDLVKRTWSEPHWSTKRAAVMAYERATLYGVPLVADRLVSYGKVDREVARELFIRHALVQGEWRTNQKFLERNRARLEEAAELEHRARRRDIVVDEETLFDFYDARVGPEVVSGAHFDQWWKQERQRNGRLLDLDPSMLTHDTAEEVRADDYPEQWEGEGLTFSIAYHFEPGAADDGLTIDVPVATLNRVAADDFSWNVPGMREELVTSLIRSLPKNLRVSFVPAPDRARDFLRDTPPGEETLLDALERWCRATAGVVVPREAWDWAKVPEHLRPTYRVVDDHGREQARGKDLEALKAPLRGQFTQALADVATDSGLARTGETTWVFGDLESSFTQKRAGHEVTAFPGLVDEGATVGLQVAGSEDERDARHRLGVRRLLLLDLDRGGDASVKRVLDSLDNAQKLGLAGSPYSSVAELLEDCRAAVVQDAVDARPAVRTRAAYDALLGVVGGDLEARLRGVLADVVRVLEVWRRAEKALSGRAEMMVLPALTDMRAQLERLVHRGFVAQAGPARLRRYPTYLAALLARREKLDGGHLAVSQDRRLMDAVAELQESYLHRLAALPEGRPPGEALRRVRWMLEEYRVSLWAQQLGTDGPVSDQRIRKVLG, from the coding sequence ATGGACGCGGCAGGTACGACGGCACCCGAGCCGAGCAGCAGCCCGTTCGAGATCTCGTACCCGCCCGAGCTGCCGGTCACCCAGCGCCGTGAGGACATCGCCGAGGCGATCCGCGACCACCAGGTCGTCGTGGTCGCCGGCGAGACCGGGTCGGGCAAGACCACGCAGCTGCCGAAGATCTGCCTCGAGCTGGGCCGGGGGCGCTCCACCGAGCACACCGCACGTGACGGGAAGACCCGCAGGCGCGGCGGGCTGATCGGGCACACCCAGCCCCGGCGGATCGCGGCCCGCTCGGTCGCCGAGCGGATCGCCGACGAGCTCGGCCGGCCGCTGGGCGAGCAGTCGGTGGTCGGCTACCAGGTGCGCTTCACCGACCGCACCTCGCGCTCCACCCGGGTCAAGCTGATGACCGACGGCATCCTGCTCGCCGAGCTGCAGCGCGACCGGATGCTGTGGAAGTACGACACGATCATCATCGACGAGGCGCACGAGCGCTCGCTCAACATCGACTTCCTGCTCGGCTACCTCAAGCGGCTGCTGCCGCGCCGGCCCGACCTCAAGCTGGTCATCACCTCGGCCACCATCGACGTGGAGCGCTTCGCCGCCCACTTCGCCGACCGCGACGGCAACCCCGCCCCGGTCGTCGAGGTCTCGGGGCGCACCTATCCCGTCGAGGTCCGCTACCGGCCCCTTCTCGACCTCGGCGAGGACGACGACGAGGGCGAGCCGGTGCAGCGCGACCAGACCGAGGCGATCGTCGACGCGGTGCGCGAGCTCAGCGCCGAGGGTCCGGGCGACGTGCTGGTCTTCCTGCCCGGCGAGCGCGAGATCCGCGACACCGCCGACGCCCTGGCCGAGCTGACCACCTCGACCCGCGGTGGCGGCACCGAGGTGGTGCCGCTCTACTCGCGGCTCTCGGCCGCCGAGCAGCACCGCGTCTTCTCCTCCCACACCGGGCGCCGCATCGTGCTGGCCACCAACGTCGCCGAGACCTCGCTGACCGTGCCGGGCATCCGGTACGTCGTCGACACCGGCGTCGCGCGGATCTCGCGCTACTCGGCACGCACCAAGGTGCAGCGGCTGCCGATCGAGCCGATCAGCCAGGCCTCGGCCAACCAGCGCTCCGGGCGCTGCGGCCGCGTCGCGGCCGGCATCGCGATCCGGCTCTACTCCGAGGAGGACTTCGAGGGCCGCCCCGAGTTCACCGACCCCGAGATCCTGCGCACCAACCTGGCCAGCGTCATCCTGCAGATGACCAGCCTGGGCCTCGGCGACGTCGCCGGCTTCCCGTTCGTGGAGCCGCCCGACCGGCGCAACGTCGCCTCCGGCGTGCAGCTGCTCGAGGAGCTCGGTGCCCTGCAGGTGGGCGGCGAGAAGGAGCCGCGGCTGACCCGGGTGGGCCAGCGGCTGGCCCGGATGCCCCTCGACCCGCGCCTGGGCCGGATGGTGCTCGAGGCCGAGCGCCTGGGCTGCCTGCGCGACGTGCTGGTCATCACCGCCGCGCTGAGCCTGCAGGACCCCCGCGAGCGGCCGGCCGAGCAGCGCGCGCAGGCCGACCAGCAGCACGCCCGCTTCAACGCCGAGGAGTCCGACTTCCTGACCTGGCTCAACCTGTGGCGCTACGTCAAGGAGCAGCAGAAGGAGCTCAGCTCGAGCGCGTTCCGGCGGATGTGCAAGCGCGAGCACCTCAACTACCTGCGCGTGCGCGAGTGGCAGGACTTCGAGTCCCAGCTGCGCCAGGTCTGCAAGGAGATGGGCCTCGACCTGGGCAGCAGCGGCTCGTCGGGCGGCGCGGCGTACGACGCCGACGGCATCCACCAGGCCCTGCTCTCGGGGCTGCTCAGCCAGATCGGGCTGCTGGAGGAGCGCGAGAAGCCGTCGCCGGGGGCCAAGCCCAAGGGCCGCCGCCCGATGCGCGAGTACCAGGGCGCCCGCGGCGCCCGCTTCGCGATCTTCCCCGGCAGCGCGCTGTCGCGGAAGAACCCGGCGTACGTGATGGCCGGCGAGCTCGTCGAGACCAGCCGGCTCTGGGCGCGCCAGGTGGCGGCGATCGACCCCGCGTGGGCCGAGCGGCTGGGCGGCGACCTGGTCAAGCGCACCTGGTCGGAGCCGCACTGGAGCACCAAGCGCGCCGCGGTGATGGCCTACGAGCGCGCCACCCTGTACGGCGTCCCGCTGGTCGCCGACCGGCTCGTCTCCTACGGCAAGGTCGACCGCGAGGTCGCTCGTGAGCTGTTCATCCGCCACGCCCTGGTGCAGGGGGAGTGGCGCACCAACCAGAAGTTCCTCGAGCGCAACCGCGCCCGGCTCGAGGAGGCCGCCGAGCTCGAGCACCGGGCGCGTCGGCGCGACATCGTCGTCGACGAGGAGACCCTCTTCGACTTCTACGACGCCCGGGTCGGCCCCGAGGTCGTCAGCGGCGCCCACTTCGACCAGTGGTGGAAGCAGGAGCGCCAGCGCAACGGCCGGCTCCTCGACCTCGACCCCTCGATGCTGACCCACGACACCGCCGAGGAGGTCCGCGCCGACGACTACCCCGAGCAGTGGGAGGGCGAGGGGCTGACCTTCTCGATCGCCTACCACTTCGAGCCGGGCGCCGCCGACGACGGCCTGACCATCGACGTGCCGGTCGCCACCCTCAACCGGGTCGCCGCCGACGACTTCTCCTGGAACGTGCCCGGCATGCGCGAGGAGCTGGTCACCAGCCTGATCCGCAGCCTGCCCAAGAACCTGCGCGTCAGCTTCGTGCCCGCCCCCGACCGGGCCCGCGACTTCCTGCGCGACACGCCGCCGGGCGAGGAGACGCTGCTCGACGCGCTCGAGCGCTGGTGCCGGGCCACCGCCGGCGTCGTGGTGCCGCGCGAGGCGTGGGACTGGGCCAAGGTGCCCGAGCACCTGCGCCCCACCTACCGCGTCGTCGACGACCACGGCCGCGAGCAGGCCCGCGGCAAGGATCTCGAGGCGCTCAAGGCGCCGCTTCGCGGGCAGTTCACCCAGGCGCTCGCCGACGTGGCCACCGACTCCGGCCTGGCCCGCACCGGCGAGACCACCTGGGTCTTCGGCGACCTCGAGTCCTCCTTCACCCAGAAGCGCGCCGGCCACGAGGTCACCGCCTTCCCCGGCCTCGTCGACGAGGGCGCCACGGTGGGGCTGCAGGTCGCCGGCTCCGAGGACGAGCGCGACGCCCGGCACCGGCTCGGGGTGCGCCGCCTGCTGCTGCTCGACCTCGACCGCGGCGGCGACGCCTCGGTCAAGCGGGTGCTCGACAGCCTCGACAACGCCCAGAAGCTCGGCCTCGCCGGTTCGCCCTACTCCTCGGTGGCCGAGCTGCTCGAGGACTGCCGGGCGGCCGTCGTGCAGGACGCCGTCGACGCGCGGCCCGCGGTGCGCACCCGGGCGGCGTACGACGCGCTGCTGGGCGTCGTGGGCGGCGACCTGGAGGCCCGGCTGCGCGGCGTGCTGGCCGACGTGGTGCGGGTGCTGGAGGTGTGGCGGCGCGCCGAGAAGGCGTTGTCGGGGCGCGCGGAGATGATGGTGCTGCCGGCGCTGACCGACATGCGCGCCCAGCTCGAGCGGCTGGTGCACCGCGGCTTCGTCGCCCAGGCCGGCCCGGCGCGGCTGCGCCGCTACCCCACCTACCTCGCCGCGCTGCTGGCCCGGCGCGAGAAGCTCGACGGCGGACACCTGGCGGTGAGCCAGGACCGACGGCTGATGGACGCGGTGGCCGAGCTGCAGGAGTCCTACCTGCACCGCCTGGCCGCGCTGCCCGAGGGCCGCCCACCGGGCGAGGCGCTGCGCCGGGTGCGTTGGATGCTGGAGGAGTACCGCGTCTCGCTGTGGGCCCAGCAGCTGGGCACCGACGGGCCGGTCTCCGACCAGCGGATCCGCAAGGTGCTGGGCTGA
- a CDS encoding type II toxin-antitoxin system PemK/MazF family toxin, with product MSIVSKAFAKARRSSAPRAGGRLLRRGPRVRYAPLSDGRPDPGEVVWAWVPYEEDASQGKDRPVLLLASDRTHVYGLMLTSQDHDRDAADEARWGRHWMDVGSGGWDRERRPSEVRLDRLLRLDPADVRREGAALDRPVFDAVVARARRFHRLG from the coding sequence ATGAGCATCGTGTCGAAGGCGTTCGCCAAGGCCCGCCGATCGAGCGCCCCCCGCGCGGGCGGGCGGCTGCTGCGACGCGGCCCCCGTGTGCGCTACGCGCCGCTGAGCGACGGGCGGCCCGACCCGGGCGAGGTCGTGTGGGCGTGGGTGCCTTACGAGGAGGACGCCTCGCAGGGCAAGGACCGCCCGGTGCTGCTGCTGGCCTCCGACCGCACCCACGTCTACGGGCTGATGCTCACCAGCCAGGACCACGACCGCGACGCCGCCGACGAGGCCCGCTGGGGCCGGCACTGGATGGACGTCGGCTCGGGCGGCTGGGACCGCGAGCGACGCCCGAGCGAGGTGCGGCTCGACCGGCTGCTGCGCCTGGACCCCGCCGACGTGCGCCGTGAGGGTGCGGCGCTGGACCGGCCGGTCTTCGACGCGGTCGTCGCCCGGGCCCGGCGCTTCCACCGTCTGGGGTGA
- a CDS encoding sugar ABC transporter substrate-binding protein — protein sequence MESKRRQARRGAATIVALLSLGLVATACDSDAGSGEPLPGPDPVPAPQAKTELTLAVWGKEAEVAGYQRVVDDYNQTSTTSTVTLESWADRDELDDALRAGEASPDVYLASRRDLTFLREEGYATPVDELLDERSVEFGDGYSRDALEAFSADTRLQCMPFGVSPMVIYRNTDLVDFERMVELELDTPSPESNRFTFDEFAAAAEFATKPRRRSKGVYIEPSLRGLAPFVYSGGGEIFDDGDTPTSLALSSDESRDALERTLELLRRPSLTLTEEQLDKATAQEWFERGRLGMIAGYRDLVPELRDVEGLEFDVLPMPTLDSSATIGDLTGLCLNPATESIADAADLLVHMISDEVVSELTRTGYLVPANQQVALTEDFTQPALQPDRSDVFTSAVRSMRVPPLLDTWTQLQRLVDGPIAELVNAPGVLDLETATEVIDELSRQVLEPEADETEESDSGETDSEG from the coding sequence GTGGAGAGCAAGCGCAGGCAGGCCCGGCGGGGTGCGGCCACGATCGTCGCCCTGCTGTCCCTCGGGCTCGTGGCCACGGCGTGCGACAGTGACGCCGGCAGCGGCGAGCCGCTGCCCGGGCCCGACCCGGTGCCGGCGCCCCAGGCCAAGACGGAGCTGACCCTGGCCGTGTGGGGCAAGGAGGCGGAGGTCGCGGGCTACCAGCGCGTCGTCGACGACTACAACCAGACCTCCACCACCAGCACCGTGACCCTCGAGTCGTGGGCCGACCGCGACGAGCTCGACGACGCCCTGCGCGCCGGTGAGGCCAGCCCCGACGTCTACCTCGCCTCGCGGCGCGACCTGACCTTCCTGCGCGAGGAGGGCTACGCGACCCCGGTCGACGAGCTGCTCGACGAGCGCTCGGTCGAGTTCGGCGACGGCTACTCGCGCGACGCCCTCGAGGCGTTCTCGGCCGACACCCGGCTGCAGTGCATGCCCTTCGGTGTCTCACCGATGGTGATCTACCGCAACACCGATCTCGTCGACTTCGAGCGGATGGTCGAGCTCGAGCTCGACACGCCCTCGCCCGAGTCGAACCGCTTCACCTTCGACGAGTTCGCGGCCGCGGCCGAGTTCGCCACCAAGCCGCGCCGGCGCAGCAAGGGCGTCTACATCGAGCCGTCCCTGCGCGGCCTGGCACCGTTCGTCTACTCCGGCGGCGGCGAGATCTTCGACGACGGTGACACGCCGACCTCGTTGGCGCTCTCGAGCGACGAGTCGCGCGACGCCCTCGAGCGCACCCTCGAGCTGCTGCGCCGCCCGAGCCTGACCCTCACCGAGGAGCAGCTCGACAAGGCCACGGCCCAGGAGTGGTTCGAGCGCGGCCGGCTCGGGATGATCGCGGGCTACCGCGACCTGGTGCCCGAGCTGCGCGACGTCGAGGGCCTGGAGTTCGACGTGCTGCCGATGCCGACGCTCGACTCCTCGGCGACCATCGGCGACCTGACCGGCCTGTGCCTCAACCCCGCCACCGAGTCGATCGCCGACGCCGCCGACCTGCTGGTGCACATGATCTCCGACGAGGTGGTCAGCGAGCTGACCCGCACCGGCTACCTGGTGCCGGCCAACCAGCAGGTCGCGCTCACCGAGGACTTCACCCAGCCCGCCCTGCAGCCGGACCGCTCCGACGTCTTCACCTCGGCCGTGCGATCGATGCGGGTGCCCCCGCTGCTCGACACCTGGACCCAGCTGCAGCGCCTGGTGGACGGGCCGATCGCCGAGCTGGTCAACGCGCCGGGCGTGCTCGACCTCGAGACCGCCACCGAGGTGATCGACGAGCTGTCGCGCCAGGTGCTGGAGCCGGAGGCCGACGAGACCGAGGAGTCCGACTCGGGGGAGACCGACTCCGAGGGATAG
- a CDS encoding HRDC domain-containing protein — translation MATRSEEVGPTGSAEPTDTTDTTAPTPSVEQTEPVEPVEEVEPAPLLTLRDGLGEVVDTEAGLLALCEAIAGGQGPVAIDAERASGYRYSNRAYLIQLRREGSGTHLLDPIAFEGLAPLQEAIGEAEWILHAATQDLPCLRAEGLWPTELFDTELAGRLLGYPRVGLATLVETLIGRRMKKEHSAVDWSTRPLPRPWLEYAALDVEVLIELRDLIADELVATGKDDWARQEFDALRGFEQPVRVDAWRRTSGLHKVRGRRALGAVKAMWELRDEIAEQRDVTPGRIVPDSALTAAATAPTLPTDRATLMALKGFHGRGADRYSARFAAVLREVAELPEAELPARNPRTDGPPPPRAWADRDPVAARRLVLAREAMSALAEEHGMPLENLLTPDSLRRVLWAPPSTRDPQELAEAVAEALAAMGARPWQVGLVGPVVVDAVLGGDVEPEPPADPIEPGAAEPADG, via the coding sequence ATGGCGACCCGCTCCGAGGAGGTCGGGCCCACCGGCTCGGCCGAGCCCACCGACACCACCGACACCACCGCCCCCACCCCGTCTGTCGAGCAGACCGAGCCGGTCGAGCCCGTCGAGGAGGTCGAGCCGGCCCCGCTGCTGACCCTGCGCGACGGGCTCGGCGAGGTCGTCGACACCGAGGCGGGGCTGCTGGCGCTGTGCGAGGCGATCGCCGGCGGCCAGGGGCCGGTGGCCATCGACGCCGAGCGGGCCTCGGGCTACCGCTACTCCAACCGGGCCTACCTGATCCAGCTGCGCCGCGAGGGCTCGGGCACCCACCTGCTCGACCCGATCGCCTTCGAGGGCCTGGCCCCGCTGCAGGAGGCCATCGGCGAGGCCGAGTGGATCCTGCACGCGGCCACCCAGGACCTGCCCTGCCTGCGCGCCGAGGGCCTGTGGCCCACCGAGCTCTTCGACACCGAGCTGGCCGGCCGGCTGCTGGGCTACCCCCGCGTCGGCCTGGCCACCCTCGTCGAGACCCTCATCGGGCGCCGGATGAAGAAGGAGCACTCGGCCGTCGACTGGTCGACGCGTCCGCTGCCGCGGCCCTGGCTCGAGTACGCCGCCCTCGACGTCGAGGTCCTCATCGAGCTGCGCGACCTGATCGCGGACGAGCTGGTCGCGACCGGCAAGGACGACTGGGCGCGCCAGGAGTTCGACGCCCTGCGCGGCTTCGAGCAGCCGGTGCGTGTCGACGCCTGGCGGCGTACGTCGGGCCTGCACAAGGTCCGCGGTCGTCGGGCCCTGGGCGCGGTGAAGGCGATGTGGGAGCTGCGCGACGAGATCGCCGAGCAGCGCGACGTGACCCCGGGCCGCATCGTGCCCGACTCCGCGTTGACCGCCGCCGCCACGGCTCCCACCCTGCCCACCGACCGCGCGACCCTGATGGCGCTCAAGGGCTTCCACGGGCGTGGCGCCGACCGCTACTCCGCGCGCTTCGCCGCCGTGCTGCGCGAGGTGGCCGAGCTGCCCGAGGCCGAGCTGCCGGCGCGCAACCCGCGCACCGACGGCCCCCCTCCCCCGCGCGCCTGGGCCGACCGCGACCCGGTCGCCGCCCGCCGCCTGGTGCTGGCCCGCGAGGCGATGAGCGCGCTGGCCGAGGAGCACGGCATGCCGCTGGAGAACCTGCTGACCCCCGACTCGCTGCGCCGCGTGCTCTGGGCGCCGCCGTCGACCCGCGATCCGCAGGAGCTGGCCGAGGCCGTCGCCGAGGCGCTCGCCGCGATGGGCGCGCGCCCCTGGCAGGTCGGCCTCGTCGGCCCTGTGGTGGTCGACGCCGTGCTCGGCGGCGACGTCGAGCCCGAGCCGCCCGCCGACCCGATCGAGCCCGGGGCAGCCGAGCCCGCGGACGGATAG
- a CDS encoding DUF3000 domain-containing protein: MVVRQETHPGAGVPTAPAEFTAAVAGLRTARLRPEVLCEEMPAPQRIAPWSSALSADVTVDDTDVATGRIILLHDPEGNDAWGGTFRCVAYARAEIEVDLVSDPLLAGVGWSWLTDALDAHGAAYSHQSGTVTRVATEAFGSMSEEGGTAQIEVRASWTPALGDDGVPDTAPHVEAWGELLCTAAGLEPVPDGVAVLPSRRGQRGAR; encoded by the coding sequence ATGGTCGTCCGCCAGGAGACGCACCCCGGCGCCGGGGTGCCCACTGCCCCCGCCGAGTTCACCGCGGCCGTCGCCGGGCTGCGCACGGCGCGCCTGCGACCCGAGGTGCTGTGCGAGGAGATGCCCGCCCCGCAGCGCATCGCGCCCTGGTCCTCGGCCCTCAGCGCCGACGTCACCGTCGACGACACCGACGTGGCCACCGGGCGGATCATCCTGCTGCACGACCCCGAGGGCAACGACGCCTGGGGCGGCACCTTCCGCTGCGTGGCCTACGCCCGCGCCGAGATCGAGGTCGACCTGGTCAGCGACCCGCTGCTGGCCGGCGTCGGCTGGAGCTGGCTGACCGACGCGCTCGACGCGCACGGCGCGGCGTACTCGCACCAGTCCGGCACCGTCACCCGGGTGGCCACCGAGGCCTTCGGCTCGATGTCCGAGGAGGGCGGGACCGCCCAGATCGAGGTCCGCGCGTCGTGGACCCCGGCGCTCGGCGACGACGGGGTGCCCGACACCGCCCCGCACGTCGAGGCCTGGGGCGAGCTGCTGTGCACCGCCGCCGGTCTCGAGCCGGTGCCCGACGGGGTCGCGGTGCTGCCGAGCCGGCGCGGTCAGCGCGGCGCGCGCTGA
- the hemE gene encoding uroporphyrinogen decarboxylase, with the protein MSTAADPSGQTSPAHDSAFLRAARGQDVPHTPVWFMRQAGRSLPEYLRVREGVAMLDACMDPELVVEITMQPVRRYGVDAAIFFSDIVLPLKAVGVDLDIVPGVGPVVAEPVRTLADVERIPDLTPEHVGFITEAVRGLVGELGSTPLIGFAGAPFTVASYLVEGGPSKEHAKTKAMMFGAPEVWDALMRKIAGMAASYLEVQVAAGASAVQLFDSWAGALTPADYAEHVAPHSTAVLGRAGALGVPRIHFGVGTANLLDLMGEAGADVVGVDWRTPLERAIPLVGDRAVQGNLDPTLVFAPTDVMTARAAQVIEAGRAARGHIFNLGHGVIPATDPDQLARLTEFVQGYPLEQR; encoded by the coding sequence GTGAGCACTGCCGCCGACCCGTCCGGTCAGACCAGCCCCGCCCACGACAGCGCGTTCCTGCGTGCCGCCCGGGGGCAGGACGTGCCGCACACGCCGGTGTGGTTCATGCGCCAGGCCGGGCGCTCGCTGCCCGAGTACCTGCGCGTGCGCGAGGGCGTCGCGATGCTCGACGCCTGCATGGACCCCGAGCTGGTCGTGGAGATCACGATGCAGCCGGTGCGCCGCTACGGCGTCGACGCCGCCATCTTCTTCTCCGACATCGTGCTGCCGCTCAAGGCGGTCGGCGTCGACCTCGACATCGTGCCCGGTGTCGGGCCCGTGGTCGCCGAGCCGGTGCGCACCCTGGCCGACGTCGAGCGGATCCCCGACCTGACCCCCGAGCACGTCGGGTTCATCACCGAGGCCGTGCGCGGGCTGGTCGGCGAGCTGGGCTCGACCCCCCTGATCGGCTTCGCCGGCGCCCCCTTCACCGTCGCCTCCTACCTCGTCGAGGGCGGGCCCTCGAAGGAGCACGCCAAGACCAAGGCGATGATGTTCGGCGCCCCCGAGGTGTGGGACGCGCTGATGCGCAAGATAGCCGGCATGGCGGCCTCCTACCTGGAGGTGCAGGTCGCGGCCGGCGCCTCGGCCGTGCAGCTCTTCGACTCCTGGGCCGGGGCGCTGACCCCCGCCGACTACGCCGAGCACGTCGCGCCGCACTCCACCGCGGTGCTCGGGCGCGCGGGCGCCCTGGGCGTGCCCCGCATCCACTTCGGGGTCGGCACCGCCAACCTGCTCGACCTGATGGGCGAGGCCGGCGCCGACGTCGTCGGCGTCGACTGGCGCACCCCGCTCGAGCGCGCGATCCCGCTGGTCGGCGACCGGGCGGTGCAGGGCAACCTCGACCCGACCCTGGTCTTCGCCCCCACCGACGTGATGACCGCCCGGGCCGCCCAGGTCATCGAGGCCGGCCGCGCCGCCCGCGGGCACATCTTCAACCTCGGCCACGGCGTCATCCCCGCCACCGACCCCGACCAGCTGGCGCGCCTGACCGAGTTCGTGCAGGGCTACCCGCTCGAGCAGCGCTGA